CAAAGTGCAAGATAAATTAATTGCTGTAAGAGCTAAAGAAATCATTTCTGTTCAGATATATGAAAAATCGTCAGTTGCAGGAGGAGCTAAAAAACCAGGATTTTCTCTCAACATAGATTGATAGAATTAATGCGCGATCCCCTTGAAAATGAAATACCTCATGTTAATTTCAAAGATGTTTCTTTTTCATATCCTGGAAAAAAAGAAAATTTAATTTTTAAATGTAACTTCTCAATAAAAAAACCTGGATTTTGGATGGTCGTAGGTAAAAACGGGAGTGGAAAAAGTACTCTTTTAAAATTAATTAATGGAATGATCGAACCCCAAAAAGGTATCATTTTTTCTAAAGCAAATATTGGCATGGTGTTTCAAAACCCTGATCATCAAATATTGATGCCAAATTGCAGGAGTGAACTTCTGATAAATATTAATCAAAATATAAGTCAAAATGAAATTAATAAAAAAA
This sequence is a window from Prochlorococcus marinus XMU1419. Protein-coding genes within it:
- a CDS encoding ABC transporter ATP-binding protein, coding for MRDPLENEIPHVNFKDVSFSYPGKKENLIFKCNFSIKKPGFWMVVGKNGSGKSTLLKLINGMIEPQKGIIFSKANIGMVFQNPDHQILMPNCRSELLININQNISQNEINKKIEYVLNQVGMTGFEKRPVHTLSGGQKQRLTIACALISNRNFILLDEPTALLDQTSQLKVLQTIKKLTSNHKKPLSALWITHRYEELTYADAVAELKNGFLSSWQEPSKFQYN